A genomic window from Coccinella septempunctata chromosome 9, icCocSept1.1, whole genome shotgun sequence includes:
- the LOC123320991 gene encoding uncharacterized protein LOC123320991 — protein MTSDPKKIESEVEGEREDSDELKNDLIFLESAVEPFVRILESWERTFDYRQNLFKEPSFEIDKIFNKFPCLKMPYALELFEADFNRIYPEKIDIVHSEGPKICRAIIKESEERKVSPFKEDIEDTNKKALFLLPYMFSPVTIKKGKSNSGIYRPTRKEVQESFFVQAENFEEIEDLISKRSKLLDPLEIPIQPFMAEVGNHFFIYFYGMQYKLDSSLRSLELLYKIYHSLNLEYPAESKHVWQVIQDAIFKMPISGKSSNVVTFLNDLKVHTV, from the exons ATGACGTCtgatccaaaaaaaattgaatctgaAGTTGAGGGAGAAAGAGAAGATTCagatgaattgaaaaatgatttgataTTCTTGGAGAGTGCAGTGGAACCTTTTGTTAGAATTTTGGAATCATGGGAAAGAACTTTTGATTACAGACAAAATCTTTTCAAAGAACCAAGCTTTGAAATCGATAAAATTTTTAATAAGTTCCCATGTTTAAAAATGCCTTATGCCTTAGAATTG tTTGAAGCAGACTTCAATCGGATATACCCTGAGAAAATTGATATCGTTCATTCAGAGGGCCCAAAAATATGTAGGGCAATCATTAAAGAAAGTGAAGAACGTAAGGTTTCACCATTCAAAGAAGATATAGAAGAtacaaataaaaaagctctttTTCTATTGCCATACATGTTTTCACCAGTAACCATCAAAAAAGGAAAGTCTAACTCTGGAATATATAGACCTACAAGAAAGGAAGTACAGGAAAGCTTTTTTGTACAAGCTGAG AATTTTGAAGAAATAGAAGATCTCATCTCCAAGAGATCAAAGTTGTTGGATCCTTTAGAAATACCAATTCAACCGTTTATGGCAGAGGTAGGGaatcattttttcatttacttcTACGGAATGCAATATAAACTTGATTCGAGTTTGAGAAGTTTGGAGCTTTTATATAAAATCTACCACTCTCTTAACTTGGAGTACCCAGCCGAGTCAAAACATGTATGGCAAGTTATTCAAGATGCAATATTCAAAATGCCTATCAGTGGAAAGAGCAGCAACGTCGTTACCTTCCTTAATGATCTCAAAGTTCATACAGTATAA